One part of the Mya arenaria isolate MELC-2E11 chromosome 3, ASM2691426v1 genome encodes these proteins:
- the LOC128226927 gene encoding uncharacterized protein LOC128226927 has protein sequence MSVKHIHSLTSGRRPSLIKMIDNLKMMVDDAQFTNPWLTLRQLNDRFILQMQNESNDYRRQTLADKCVAYLCAEIDAIAITFDKGLCERDLFTKMKSLTSETSNTLLTDVVYFGRLANANAIAGRFDESEDMLRAARCKAFHIGPCRELLVMFYIEVQVRLYSFDKTPTADARRSLLRWGRMGLQYAEQVNLDGKKAWRRSFVLRMVFCLLGLGNTANIIENCHVDETCIVEAKELLANIDRNWTGIKTRRQMLYHVARGRIAELTEQYQDCLNNLRISMHLAREGQFFELEFISNYCDKVKTFHQRLKTNSILTFDDDETIPKLRLYSPVSWNSTSNVALLRLPSDEDTHPSVKFRLKREEHNIFQEKNSQSVDFERQHDIVLLKSNNLSFSGKSNWSCTDTSVTVFKSGMSGRFCMESNNINIESHTEPKEIYHMQQMNTSFESEKGAQFPHRKAGETTEQPNADDNLPNRENENDYRIHRECLKSDNIKESNESKLSVRLPLSGRTSAANSDADSFTKPKCLVSSEHPYPTQEHLHGEDPHVIETFGTFETSELFMPVTGMENRIPPAGRSSAGNTPCQTVERFSDSQKGYQKEGHTSVEHLDVYQSFKESNLSDNLSSLDSDDMFGY, from the coding sequence ATGAGCGTGAAACATATACATTCATTGACATCAGGTCGAAGGCCGTCGCTAATCAAAATGATTGATAATCTGAAAATGATGGTGGATGATGCTCAGTTCACCAATCCTTGGCTTACATTACGCCAATTAAATGACAGGTTCATCTTACAAATGCAAAATGAAAGTAATGATTATCGGAGACAAACTCTTGCTGACAAATGTGTAGCATATCTTTGCGCAGAAATCGATGCGATAGCTATTACATTTGACAAAGGTCTATGCGAAAGAGACCTCTTCACAAAAATGAAAAGTCTCACAAGCGAGACAAGTAATACTCTGCTAAcagatgttgtttattttggcCGGTTAGCAAACGCAAATGCTATTGCAGGACGCTTTGATGAAAGTGAAGATATGCTCAGAGCTGCGCGTTGTAAGGCATTCCATATTGGTCCTTGCCGTGAACTTTTGGTTATGTTTTATATCGAAGTGCAAGTAAGGCTGTATAGCTTTGACAAGACGCCAACAGCTGATGCCAGGCGGTCTCTGTTAAGGTGGGGTAGGATGGGTCTTCAATATGCTGAACAGGTGAATTTGGACGGTAAAAAGGCGTGGAGAAGATCCTTTGTTTTGAGAATGgtattttgtttgcttggtCTCGGGAACACAGcaaacattattgaaaattgtCATGTTGACGAAACATGTATTGTAGAAGCAAAAGAACTTCTTGCCAATATAGATAGAAACTGGACTGGTATAAAAACTAGAAGACAAATGTTGTACCATGTTGCTAGAGGTAGAATAGCGGAGTTGACAGAACAGTACCAAGACTGTCTGAACAATTTACGAATCTCTATGCACCTTGCCCGTGAAGGCCAATTTTTCGAATTGGAATTCATTTCAAATTACTGCGATAAAGTTAAAACATTCCACCAACGTCTCAAGACTAACAGCATCTTGACATTTGATGATGACGAAACCATTCCAAAACTCAGGCTATATTCTCCGGTATCATGGAATTCGACATCAAATGTGGCCCTTCTTCGTCTTCCTTCAGATGAAGACACACACCCATCGGTGAAATTTCGGTTAAAACGTgaagaacataatatttttcaagaaaaaaacagtcagtCAGTAGACTTTGAGCGACAGCACGACatagttttattgaaatccAATAATCTTTCGTTTTCCGGTAAAAGCAACTGGTCATGCACCGATACGAGCGTGACAGTATTCAAATCAGGCATGTCTGGTAGGTTTTGCATGGAAAGTAATAACATAAATATCGAAAGCCATACAGAGCCAAAGGAAATTTACCATATGCAGCAAATGAACACTAGTTTTGAAAGTGAAAAGGGAGCTCAATTCCCCCATAGAAAGGCTGGCGAAACAACAGAACAACCAAATGCCGATGACAATCTTCCCAACCGTGAGAATGAAAATGACTATAGAATCCACCGAGAGTGCCTGAAGTCAGACAATATCAAGGAAAGCAATGAATCAAAGTTGTCTGTTCGACTACCATTAAGTGGCCGCACATCAGCCGCAAATAGCGATGCAGATTCTTTCACGAAACCTAAATGTTTAGTTTCCTCTGAACATCCGTACCCTACCCAAGAACACTTACATGGTGAAGATCCACACGTAATAGAAACGTTTGGCACATTTGAAACTTCAGAACTATTCATGCCTGTTACTGGAATGGAAAACAGAATTCCACCTGCTGGGCGTAGCAGTGCTGGCAATACACCATGTCAAACAGTAGAAAGATTTTCAGATTCCCAAAAAGGGTATCAGAAAGAGGGACACACAAGCGTAGAACATCTAGATGTGTACCAGTCTTTTAAGGAGTCAAATTTATCTGACAATCTGTCCTCTCTGGATAGCGATGATATGTTTGGTTATTGA